The Entelurus aequoreus isolate RoL-2023_Sb linkage group LG23, RoL_Eaeq_v1.1, whole genome shotgun sequence genome has a window encoding:
- the max gene encoding protein max isoform X3, which translates to MHHGQADKRAHHNALERKRRDHIKDSFHSLRDSVPALQGEKQSTKQASRAQILDKATEYIQYMRRKNHTHQQDIDDLKRQNALLEQQVRALEKVKGSAQLQTNYSSSDSSLYTNPKGSAVSAFDGGSDSSSESEPEEPPNRKKLRVEAS; encoded by the exons ATGCACCATGGTCAG GCAGACAAACGGGCACATCACAATGCGCTGGAGCGCAAGCGTAGGGACCACATCAAAGACAGCTTTCACAGCCTCCGGGACTCTGTACCTGCCTTGCAGGGAGAAAAG CAGTCTACCAAACAGGCGTCTAGAGCTCAAATCCTAGACAAAGCCACAGAGTACATCCAGTACATGAGGCGAAAAAATCACACACACCAGCAGGACATCGACGATCTCAAGAGGCAGAACGCCCTGCTGGAGCAGCAAG TGCGCGCTCTGGAGAAAGTGAAGGGCTCGGCGCAGCTGCAGACCAACTACTCGTCGTCCGACAGCAGCCTCTACACCAACCCCAAAGGCAGCGCCGTGTCTGCCTTTGACGGCGGCTCAGACTCCAGCTCCGAGTCGGAACCTGAGGAGCCGCCCAATCGCAAGAAGCTGCGAGTGGAGGCCAGCTAG
- the max gene encoding protein max isoform X1: protein MHHGQADKRAHHNALERKRRDHIKDSFHSLRDSVPALQGEKVGSPNSGTETSQSKQSTKQASRAQILDKATEYIQYMRRKNHTHQQDIDDLKRQNALLEQQVRALEKVKGSAQLQTNYSSSDSSLYTNPKGSAVSAFDGGSDSSSESEPEEPPNRKKLRVEAS from the exons ATGCACCATGGTCAG GCAGACAAACGGGCACATCACAATGCGCTGGAGCGCAAGCGTAGGGACCACATCAAAGACAGCTTTCACAGCCTCCGGGACTCTGTACCTGCCTTGCAGGGAGAAAAGGTTGGTAGCCCCAATAGTGGTACAGAAACATCCCAGAGTAag CAGTCTACCAAACAGGCGTCTAGAGCTCAAATCCTAGACAAAGCCACAGAGTACATCCAGTACATGAGGCGAAAAAATCACACACACCAGCAGGACATCGACGATCTCAAGAGGCAGAACGCCCTGCTGGAGCAGCAAG TGCGCGCTCTGGAGAAAGTGAAGGGCTCGGCGCAGCTGCAGACCAACTACTCGTCGTCCGACAGCAGCCTCTACACCAACCCCAAAGGCAGCGCCGTGTCTGCCTTTGACGGCGGCTCAGACTCCAGCTCCGAGTCGGAACCTGAGGAGCCGCCCAATCGCAAGAAGCTGCGAGTGGAGGCCAGCTAG
- the max gene encoding protein max isoform X10 has product MSDNDDIEVDSDADKRAHHNALERKRRDHIKDSFHSLRDSVPALQGEKASRAQILDKATEYIQYMRRKNHTHQQDIDDLKRQNALLEQQVRALEKVKGSAQLQTNYSSSDSSLYTNPKGSAVSAFDGGSDSSSESEPEEPPNRKKLRVEAS; this is encoded by the exons GCAGACAAACGGGCACATCACAATGCGCTGGAGCGCAAGCGTAGGGACCACATCAAAGACAGCTTTCACAGCCTCCGGGACTCTGTACCTGCCTTGCAGGGAGAAAAG GCGTCTAGAGCTCAAATCCTAGACAAAGCCACAGAGTACATCCAGTACATGAGGCGAAAAAATCACACACACCAGCAGGACATCGACGATCTCAAGAGGCAGAACGCCCTGCTGGAGCAGCAAG TGCGCGCTCTGGAGAAAGTGAAGGGCTCGGCGCAGCTGCAGACCAACTACTCGTCGTCCGACAGCAGCCTCTACACCAACCCCAAAGGCAGCGCCGTGTCTGCCTTTGACGGCGGCTCAGACTCCAGCTCCGAGTCGGAACCTGAGGAGCCGCCCAATCGCAAGAAGCTGCGAGTGGAGGCCAGCTAG
- the max gene encoding protein max isoform X2: MHHGQADKRAHHNALERKRRDHIKDSFHSLRDSVPALQGEKVGSPNSGTETSQSKASRAQILDKATEYIQYMRRKNHTHQQDIDDLKRQNALLEQQVRALEKVKGSAQLQTNYSSSDSSLYTNPKGSAVSAFDGGSDSSSESEPEEPPNRKKLRVEAS; encoded by the exons ATGCACCATGGTCAG GCAGACAAACGGGCACATCACAATGCGCTGGAGCGCAAGCGTAGGGACCACATCAAAGACAGCTTTCACAGCCTCCGGGACTCTGTACCTGCCTTGCAGGGAGAAAAGGTTGGTAGCCCCAATAGTGGTACAGAAACATCCCAGAGTAag GCGTCTAGAGCTCAAATCCTAGACAAAGCCACAGAGTACATCCAGTACATGAGGCGAAAAAATCACACACACCAGCAGGACATCGACGATCTCAAGAGGCAGAACGCCCTGCTGGAGCAGCAAG TGCGCGCTCTGGAGAAAGTGAAGGGCTCGGCGCAGCTGCAGACCAACTACTCGTCGTCCGACAGCAGCCTCTACACCAACCCCAAAGGCAGCGCCGTGTCTGCCTTTGACGGCGGCTCAGACTCCAGCTCCGAGTCGGAACCTGAGGAGCCGCCCAATCGCAAGAAGCTGCGAGTGGAGGCCAGCTAG
- the max gene encoding protein max isoform X9, which produces MSDNDDIEVDSDADKRAHHNALERKRRDHIKDSFHSLRDSVPALQGEKQSTKQASRAQILDKATEYIQYMRRKNHTHQQDIDDLKRQNALLEQQVRALEKVKGSAQLQTNYSSSDSSLYTNPKGSAVSAFDGGSDSSSESEPEEPPNRKKLRVEAS; this is translated from the exons GCAGACAAACGGGCACATCACAATGCGCTGGAGCGCAAGCGTAGGGACCACATCAAAGACAGCTTTCACAGCCTCCGGGACTCTGTACCTGCCTTGCAGGGAGAAAAG CAGTCTACCAAACAGGCGTCTAGAGCTCAAATCCTAGACAAAGCCACAGAGTACATCCAGTACATGAGGCGAAAAAATCACACACACCAGCAGGACATCGACGATCTCAAGAGGCAGAACGCCCTGCTGGAGCAGCAAG TGCGCGCTCTGGAGAAAGTGAAGGGCTCGGCGCAGCTGCAGACCAACTACTCGTCGTCCGACAGCAGCCTCTACACCAACCCCAAAGGCAGCGCCGTGTCTGCCTTTGACGGCGGCTCAGACTCCAGCTCCGAGTCGGAACCTGAGGAGCCGCCCAATCGCAAGAAGCTGCGAGTGGAGGCCAGCTAG
- the max gene encoding protein max isoform X6, with product MSDNDDIEVDSDADKRAHHNALERKRRDHIKDSFHSLRDSVPALQGEKVGSPNSGTETSQSKQSTKQASRAQILDKATEYIQYMRRKNHTHQQDIDDLKRQNALLEQQVRALEKVKGSAQLQTNYSSSDSSLYTNPKGSAVSAFDGGSDSSSESEPEEPPNRKKLRVEAS from the exons GCAGACAAACGGGCACATCACAATGCGCTGGAGCGCAAGCGTAGGGACCACATCAAAGACAGCTTTCACAGCCTCCGGGACTCTGTACCTGCCTTGCAGGGAGAAAAGGTTGGTAGCCCCAATAGTGGTACAGAAACATCCCAGAGTAag CAGTCTACCAAACAGGCGTCTAGAGCTCAAATCCTAGACAAAGCCACAGAGTACATCCAGTACATGAGGCGAAAAAATCACACACACCAGCAGGACATCGACGATCTCAAGAGGCAGAACGCCCTGCTGGAGCAGCAAG TGCGCGCTCTGGAGAAAGTGAAGGGCTCGGCGCAGCTGCAGACCAACTACTCGTCGTCCGACAGCAGCCTCTACACCAACCCCAAAGGCAGCGCCGTGTCTGCCTTTGACGGCGGCTCAGACTCCAGCTCCGAGTCGGAACCTGAGGAGCCGCCCAATCGCAAGAAGCTGCGAGTGGAGGCCAGCTAG
- the max gene encoding protein max isoform X4 has product MHHGQADKRAHHNALERKRRDHIKDSFHSLRDSVPALQGEKASRAQILDKATEYIQYMRRKNHTHQQDIDDLKRQNALLEQQVRALEKVKGSAQLQTNYSSSDSSLYTNPKGSAVSAFDGGSDSSSESEPEEPPNRKKLRVEAS; this is encoded by the exons ATGCACCATGGTCAG GCAGACAAACGGGCACATCACAATGCGCTGGAGCGCAAGCGTAGGGACCACATCAAAGACAGCTTTCACAGCCTCCGGGACTCTGTACCTGCCTTGCAGGGAGAAAAG GCGTCTAGAGCTCAAATCCTAGACAAAGCCACAGAGTACATCCAGTACATGAGGCGAAAAAATCACACACACCAGCAGGACATCGACGATCTCAAGAGGCAGAACGCCCTGCTGGAGCAGCAAG TGCGCGCTCTGGAGAAAGTGAAGGGCTCGGCGCAGCTGCAGACCAACTACTCGTCGTCCGACAGCAGCCTCTACACCAACCCCAAAGGCAGCGCCGTGTCTGCCTTTGACGGCGGCTCAGACTCCAGCTCCGAGTCGGAACCTGAGGAGCCGCCCAATCGCAAGAAGCTGCGAGTGGAGGCCAGCTAG